A stretch of the Vulcanisaeta souniana JCM 11219 genome encodes the following:
- the nrfD gene encoding NrfD/PsrC family molybdoenzyme membrane anchor subunit: MSSPWPVSWTGWGPYMPPGYHLIWGWRIAAAVFLTALGSMTMLLAAVYNVRGKVSRMVKINMTAGWIFILGALAFFVIDLGRPDRAGNIIFIGYPNGRLAQSWMDWGVLFLSGMVIWGIIYLAITYIPSLARAVLGKYIRPTQIVLDYLIMLTGIAATVYTAFLFAAAGGKSYWWNGVLPLLWLSSGLAYGSAFSLLVTRFFEKSVTTAVPVKADGGTSELAHVLHELSWLDLLAEIFEGFGWALFIAVAMANHYLAGLDLYELLFGAYAPMFWGVVISIGIAIPLLLEIALLRVNPLNRTAAVMIAIIFVAVIVGGYTLRYVVIATAYFHTPITPFYNTQPQWGPWWG, encoded by the coding sequence ATGTCATCACCTTGGCCGGTTAGCTGGACAGGCTGGGGTCCATACATGCCGCCTGGTTATCACTTGATATGGGGTTGGAGAATTGCGGCTGCGGTTTTCCTAACGGCGCTCGGTAGCATGACAATGTTGCTAGCCGCTGTTTATAATGTTAGGGGTAAGGTTAGTAGGATGGTTAAGATAAATATGACGGCTGGTTGGATATTTATATTGGGTGCCTTGGCCTTCTTCGTAATAGATCTTGGAAGGCCGGATAGGGCTGGTAACATAATTTTCATTGGCTATCCAAATGGTAGACTTGCTCAGTCCTGGATGGATTGGGGTGTGTTGTTCCTAAGTGGTATGGTTATTTGGGGCATAATATACCTGGCAATAACCTACATACCATCACTGGCGAGGGCTGTGCTGGGTAAGTATATTAGGCCCACGCAGATAGTCCTTGACTACTTAATAATGCTCACGGGTATAGCGGCTACGGTATACACAGCATTCCTATTCGCAGCAGCTGGTGGCAAGTCCTACTGGTGGAATGGCGTACTGCCCCTGCTATGGCTATCATCAGGCCTTGCCTATGGCTCCGCATTTTCACTGCTGGTTACCAGATTCTTCGAGAAGTCTGTAACAACGGCAGTACCTGTGAAGGCTGATGGAGGCACAAGTGAATTAGCTCATGTACTGCATGAATTAAGTTGGCTGGACCTACTTGCGGAGATTTTTGAAGGATTTGGTTGGGCGTTATTCATAGCCGTGGCCATGGCGAATCACTACCTAGCTGGGCTGGATCTCTACGAGCTTTTATTCGGCGCATATGCACCGATGTTTTGGGGTGTGGTTATTTCCATAGGTATAGCAATACCATTATTACTTGAAATAGCACTATTGAGGGTTAATCCGTTAAACCGCACTGCGGCCGTAATGATAGCAATAATATTTGTTGCAGTTATAGTTGGTGGTTATACGCTGAGGTATGTAGTCATAGCCACGGCCTATTTCCATACACCAATAACACCATTCTATAACACACAACCACAATGGGGTCCATGGTGGGGGTGA